The following proteins come from a genomic window of Pirellula staleyi DSM 6068:
- a CDS encoding efflux RND transporter periplasmic adaptor subunit, with the protein MLVSSVGCSSHGEEHAEEGMTEPVVDNRPPVPIITCKPVVKPIVEWDEYVARFEAVEAAEVRPRVSGLLQSANFIEGQIVKKDQVLFEIDPLPYQAEADRAAAAVNEAKSQADQARAAVAETTAGILVAKSDFDLAKKQYDRALQLRSQNAISQEDVDIRQSSFENASANYESANAKLVSAKAAVVAAESAIKTAMAFQQIADINLGYTKVLAPVSGLVGQRLVTDGNLVTGGTGNATLLTTIISIDPIHCVFDADEQSYLKYTRLAENGKRTGSRFARNPVYIALADEQGYPHLGQTDFVDNVIDQNTGTIRARAIFHNTKDMLLLPGLFARLRLPGSARYEAVLLPDLTIGSDQSEKYVYIVGADERIERVSVKLGPSVEGLRVIREGLTGSETVVMGGMQRVTPGQRVTPENKPIKAGSSDLPDDFKPVPRAEWIMTPRTERILKDVEGQTEINPPAVPLEAPPTPAAAAPTEPAPAPKPPAPAEGVAPPAEEGQN; encoded by the coding sequence ATGCTGGTCAGCTCAGTCGGCTGTTCCTCCCACGGTGAAGAGCATGCCGAGGAAGGGATGACCGAACCGGTGGTCGACAATCGTCCCCCAGTGCCGATCATCACTTGCAAGCCGGTCGTGAAGCCGATCGTCGAGTGGGACGAGTATGTGGCCCGTTTCGAAGCGGTGGAGGCGGCGGAAGTTCGTCCGCGCGTGAGTGGTTTGCTCCAGTCGGCCAACTTCATCGAAGGGCAGATCGTTAAAAAAGATCAGGTGCTGTTCGAGATCGATCCCCTCCCCTACCAGGCAGAAGCGGACCGCGCTGCAGCGGCAGTGAATGAAGCGAAATCGCAGGCCGATCAAGCGCGAGCTGCTGTGGCCGAAACAACCGCCGGCATTCTTGTCGCGAAATCCGATTTCGATCTTGCGAAGAAACAATACGACCGCGCTTTGCAGCTCCGCAGTCAAAACGCAATCTCGCAAGAAGATGTAGATATTCGTCAGTCGAGTTTCGAAAACGCTTCGGCCAACTACGAGTCGGCCAATGCCAAACTTGTCTCGGCCAAAGCGGCGGTGGTGGCAGCGGAGTCGGCGATCAAAACGGCGATGGCATTTCAGCAAATCGCCGATATCAATTTGGGCTACACCAAGGTTCTCGCGCCGGTGTCAGGGCTCGTGGGACAGCGACTCGTGACCGACGGCAACTTGGTGACCGGTGGGACTGGCAATGCAACGCTCCTGACGACGATCATCTCGATCGATCCAATTCATTGCGTTTTCGATGCCGACGAGCAGTCGTATCTGAAGTACACCCGGTTGGCCGAGAATGGAAAGCGGACCGGCTCGCGTTTTGCGCGCAATCCGGTCTATATCGCGCTGGCCGACGAACAAGGCTACCCGCATCTGGGGCAAACCGATTTTGTCGATAACGTCATCGATCAAAACACCGGCACGATTCGGGCGCGCGCGATCTTTCATAACACCAAAGATATGCTGCTGTTGCCGGGGCTGTTTGCGCGGCTGCGGCTCCCTGGTAGTGCCCGCTACGAAGCGGTGCTGCTCCCCGATTTAACGATCGGTAGCGATCAGTCGGAAAAGTATGTCTACATCGTCGGAGCCGACGAGCGGATCGAGCGCGTGTCGGTGAAGCTGGGTCCCTCGGTCGAAGGTTTACGGGTGATTCGCGAGGGGCTCACCGGGAGCGAAACGGTGGTGATGGGGGGAATGCAGCGCGTCACTCCTGGTCAGCGTGTGACTCCGGAAAACAAGCCGATCAAGGCTGGCTCGAGCGATCTTCCCGACGACTTCAAGCCTGTGCCGCGTGCCGAGTGGATCATGACGCCGCGCACCGAGCGGATCTTAAAAGATGTCGAGGGGCAGACGGAAATCAATCCACCCGCAGTCCCTCTGGAAGCGCCTCCGACGCCCGCTGCCGCAGCTCCCACCGAGCCCGCTCCCGCGCCGAAGCCCCCTGCTCCGGCCGAGGGCGTGGCACCTCCTGCTGAGGAGGGCCAGAACTAA
- a CDS encoding MoxR family ATPase, with the protein MTIVEEIESTKQLSASVRLVAERLAQVIRGKQEVIDHLVMAVIAGGSILLEDVPGVGKTTLAKTLAAAVELEFQRVQCTPDLLPADIFGFSVLHPQEGVFQFRPGPIFCNLLLVDEINRASPRTQSALLEAMAEGQVTVEGVRHPLRPPFMVIATQNPTGSRGTFPLPESQLDRFLFQLSVGYPDPSSELEMLLASTSSKVVSAAAALSREELLAVQREVERVSIEPRVGKYMVSVVGLTRSDARLRVGVSPRGSLMLARAAQASAYMAGRSYVLPDDVQRVAPLVLAHRIVPARTSDAHPAVLRSLVQELVLRVEVPV; encoded by the coding sequence ATGACGATTGTGGAGGAGATCGAGAGTACGAAGCAACTCTCGGCGTCGGTGCGGCTGGTGGCCGAGCGGCTCGCGCAAGTGATTCGCGGCAAGCAAGAGGTGATCGACCATCTGGTGATGGCGGTGATCGCGGGTGGTTCGATTCTGCTCGAAGATGTGCCAGGCGTTGGAAAAACGACGCTCGCCAAAACGCTGGCCGCTGCGGTGGAGCTCGAGTTTCAGCGGGTACAATGTACGCCCGATTTGCTGCCGGCCGATATTTTTGGTTTTTCGGTGCTGCATCCGCAGGAAGGTGTGTTTCAGTTCAGGCCGGGGCCAATTTTCTGTAACTTGCTGCTGGTCGACGAGATTAATCGGGCCTCCCCTCGCACGCAGTCGGCGTTGCTCGAGGCGATGGCGGAAGGGCAAGTGACAGTGGAAGGAGTGCGGCATCCACTACGCCCTCCCTTCATGGTGATCGCGACGCAAAATCCGACCGGTTCACGCGGTACGTTTCCACTGCCTGAATCGCAGCTCGATCGCTTTTTGTTTCAGCTGTCGGTGGGTTATCCCGATCCGTCGAGTGAACTCGAGATGCTGCTTGCCTCGACGTCGTCGAAGGTGGTGAGCGCAGCGGCGGCACTCTCGCGCGAGGAGCTGCTGGCCGTGCAGCGCGAAGTCGAGCGAGTTTCGATCGAACCGCGCGTCGGCAAGTATATGGTGAGTGTTGTGGGACTCACGCGCAGCGATGCGCGGCTGCGAGTCGGTGTCTCGCCCCGTGGTTCGTTGATGCTGGCGCGAGCCGCTCAGGCATCGGCCTACATGGCGGGACGGAGCTACGTTTTGCCCGACGATGTGCAGCGCGTGGCGCCGCTGGTTCTCGCGCATCGCATCGTCCCGGCGCGCACTTCCGACGCTCATCCGGCCGTGCTCCGCAGTTTGGTGCAGGAACTTGTTCTTCGCGTGGAAGTGCCGGTATGA
- a CDS encoding transglutaminase-like domain-containing protein — translation MNPYRLAAALLLVFQSLLVYSVAGDVAIPALAIVGAALCSFHRGWWRISWLPLLILRAALVLMAVVMTALDAAALGEFVDYETVWGIPLAQLGLMLQLVELVRLRDDTPLPWHHGTLAIVTLIGLFQSLLLPLDRGLQLTIALTTLGLVAVVQQGSRRSWATTPAWRLRLPVTSVLLFSLVALLTWQISDVVIQRVPQMQSWFSQRIAAAAGRSRGAPSPSSSATLSSVSLEKQTNPMGVALSVRSFEMPGYLRGSVYDNYAHGQWNMRRGRAFGERGGNSTTRKLWPVRVLSSVIEPRDHANVFELAEASEGPWSRLEIYSPQPFSRRCFLPLATEYLQGSATSLSVNRHDVIESGIQANQTYTAVVSSRPLPSRLEQPLDTLLLQIPTHLAVTVNETAATVLRDRRSTEQKIAAVENYFQSNYEYSLAGFEKPTGIDPLEYFLLRKPSAHCEFFASAAVLLLRSEGVPCRYVTGYTVTEQSSDGESWLARHRDAHAWVEAYDNDTGLWSIVEATPGVDVPKQIVVRRAEELADASANESTKESDAEASSWNLRELLSWTYYHIGDIAWWSALAGCLLAASWVVMRQFVASSGAAPPSARQQMLGALLARMNREVAKLQLARASHETLHQFADRLARQATEHPALREAAVWYRRYAAVIYGDAEPIEALLPLPSFEPQRPGQRDQRSL, via the coding sequence ATGAATCCCTACCGCCTGGCGGCCGCACTTTTGCTTGTGTTTCAGTCGCTACTGGTCTACTCGGTTGCCGGTGACGTAGCGATTCCCGCGCTCGCGATCGTCGGTGCGGCGCTCTGTAGTTTTCATCGTGGCTGGTGGCGGATTTCGTGGCTGCCGCTGCTGATCCTCCGCGCTGCGCTCGTGCTGATGGCGGTCGTAATGACGGCTCTCGATGCAGCGGCTCTCGGGGAATTCGTCGATTACGAAACGGTCTGGGGAATCCCCCTAGCGCAGCTCGGCTTGATGTTGCAACTGGTCGAGCTCGTGCGACTGCGCGACGATACTCCCCTCCCCTGGCATCACGGCACACTGGCAATCGTGACGCTGATCGGGCTCTTTCAATCGCTGCTATTGCCACTCGATCGTGGGCTGCAGTTGACGATCGCTCTCACGACACTCGGGCTCGTGGCAGTGGTGCAGCAAGGGAGTCGGCGCAGCTGGGCCACGACTCCTGCGTGGCGCTTACGCTTGCCGGTCACTTCGGTGCTGCTGTTTTCGCTCGTGGCTCTGTTAACCTGGCAGATCAGCGACGTTGTGATCCAGCGCGTGCCGCAAATGCAGAGTTGGTTTTCGCAGCGCATCGCCGCTGCTGCCGGACGTTCGCGCGGCGCTCCGTCGCCGAGCAGCTCCGCGACACTCTCCAGCGTGTCGCTCGAAAAACAGACCAATCCGATGGGAGTCGCTTTGTCGGTCCGTTCGTTCGAAATGCCGGGCTACCTGCGAGGTTCGGTCTACGACAACTATGCCCACGGTCAGTGGAATATGCGTCGCGGACGAGCCTTTGGAGAGCGCGGAGGCAATAGCACAACGCGCAAGCTCTGGCCGGTACGCGTGCTATCGAGTGTGATCGAGCCGCGCGATCACGCTAATGTTTTTGAGCTGGCCGAAGCGAGCGAAGGACCTTGGTCGAGGCTCGAAATCTATAGTCCACAGCCTTTCAGCCGCCGCTGTTTTTTGCCCCTGGCGACCGAGTATTTGCAGGGCTCGGCGACGAGTTTGTCGGTGAATCGGCATGACGTCATCGAGTCGGGAATCCAGGCGAATCAAACCTATACTGCCGTGGTGAGCAGCCGCCCGTTACCGTCGAGACTCGAACAGCCGCTCGACACGCTGCTGCTGCAAATTCCAACCCATTTGGCGGTGACGGTGAACGAAACAGCTGCCACGGTGCTGCGCGACCGACGTTCTACCGAGCAAAAAATCGCGGCTGTCGAAAACTATTTTCAGTCGAACTACGAATACTCGCTCGCCGGATTCGAAAAGCCGACCGGTATCGACCCCCTGGAGTATTTCTTGCTCCGCAAACCATCAGCGCACTGCGAGTTCTTTGCCTCGGCGGCGGTGCTGCTGCTCCGTAGCGAAGGGGTCCCTTGCCGCTACGTCACTGGCTACACCGTGACCGAGCAGTCGAGCGATGGCGAAAGCTGGCTCGCGCGGCACCGCGATGCGCATGCGTGGGTGGAAGCGTACGACAACGATACAGGACTCTGGTCGATCGTCGAGGCGACTCCAGGTGTTGATGTTCCCAAGCAGATCGTGGTCCGTCGCGCGGAAGAATTGGCCGATGCGAGTGCAAATGAGTCGACGAAAGAAAGCGATGCTGAGGCTTCTTCGTGGAACCTGCGCGAGCTGCTCAGCTGGACCTACTACCACATTGGCGATATTGCGTGGTGGAGCGCACTGGCGGGCTGTTTGCTCGCAGCCTCGTGGGTGGTGATGCGGCAGTTTGTCGCAAGCAGCGGCGCAGCGCCACCCAGTGCGCGGCAGCAGATGCTCGGCGCACTACTGGCGCGGATGAATCGCGAAGTGGCAAAACTTCAGCTGGCCCGCGCGTCGCACGAGACGCTGCATCAGTTCGCCGATCGTCTGGCGCGTCAGGCGACCGAGCATCCAGCACTGCGCGAGGCGGCGGTCTGGTATCGTCGCTATGCAGCGGTGATTTACGGCGATGCCGAACCGATCGAGGCGCTCTTGCCTCTGCCAAGTTTCGAGCCGCAGCGTCCAGGCCAGCGCGATCAGCGCTCCCTGTGA
- a CDS encoding DUF58 domain-containing protein: MNRLRAIFPTFIYLYHLWSRRLTGGGKLLTLALLFCTCSFFYSTQMMGELVASILGLLIVVAIASRLFRPRLAARVMHGAALRVGTPAELLLEVRNQSRFPASDVDLEALPRLREWKAGESTVRIDRLEGLALAEATLAVIPEQRGELTPPSIQVTSTYPFHLVKTFASQPVDGMVLVYPASARLDGSLLAEVAARRQSDEAAGNFLVGDSDDYLGNRDYVPGSPARRFDYRSWARLGRPIVREYHQPQPLSITLVVDTFLSSEAGERRQVTPPADELATMEQALSIAAAVIDDTLETSLAIDRLVIGTTVVQSPVDGERLPADLMLEALAHAVAEATPLKHQGLERATSGSRLLVVVMTRWDETRQAWLEKWESDGYDVLGMVIQRSAAKSSRPSTRATAALQELPLPPSLVPIERDEQQVWKVANMPQNLPISSEFTTSPATRGSEVRR, translated from the coding sequence ATGAATCGCCTGCGCGCGATATTTCCGACGTTCATCTACCTCTACCATCTGTGGAGTCGCCGCCTGACCGGAGGTGGCAAACTCCTGACACTCGCCCTTCTCTTCTGCACCTGCAGTTTTTTCTACAGTACGCAGATGATGGGGGAACTGGTCGCATCGATCTTGGGGCTGCTGATTGTGGTGGCCATTGCGAGTCGGCTGTTTCGGCCGCGACTGGCTGCGCGCGTGATGCATGGCGCTGCGCTACGCGTCGGAACGCCTGCGGAATTGCTCCTCGAAGTGCGGAATCAGAGCCGATTTCCCGCATCGGATGTCGACCTCGAAGCGCTTCCGCGATTGCGCGAATGGAAAGCGGGAGAGTCGACCGTGCGGATCGATCGACTCGAAGGTCTGGCGCTCGCTGAAGCGACACTCGCGGTGATTCCCGAGCAGCGTGGAGAGCTTACGCCGCCGTCGATTCAAGTCACGAGCACCTATCCGTTTCATCTGGTGAAAACGTTCGCTTCGCAGCCGGTCGATGGGATGGTGCTGGTGTATCCCGCCAGTGCGCGGCTCGATGGCTCGCTGCTGGCCGAAGTTGCCGCGCGACGACAAAGTGATGAAGCAGCGGGGAACTTTTTAGTCGGCGATTCCGACGACTATTTGGGAAATCGCGACTATGTTCCGGGAAGTCCCGCGCGTCGTTTCGATTATCGTTCGTGGGCGCGACTCGGGCGGCCGATTGTGCGCGAGTATCATCAGCCTCAGCCTCTCTCGATCACGCTGGTGGTCGATACGTTCCTGAGCTCTGAAGCGGGAGAGCGACGTCAGGTCACGCCACCAGCGGATGAACTCGCAACGATGGAGCAGGCGCTCTCGATCGCAGCAGCAGTGATCGACGACACACTGGAGACTTCGCTGGCAATTGATCGGCTGGTGATTGGGACCACCGTGGTGCAGTCCCCCGTGGATGGAGAACGCTTGCCTGCCGATCTGATGCTCGAAGCGCTCGCGCATGCTGTGGCGGAAGCGACTCCCTTGAAACATCAGGGACTCGAGCGGGCCACATCGGGAAGTCGGCTCTTGGTGGTGGTGATGACCCGCTGGGACGAGACGCGGCAAGCGTGGCTCGAAAAATGGGAGTCCGATGGCTACGACGTGCTGGGGATGGTGATCCAGCGCAGTGCAGCCAAGTCGTCGCGACCATCGACGCGCGCCACAGCGGCGCTGCAAGAGTTGCCGCTTCCTCCGTCGCTCGTGCCGATTGAGCGCGATGAGCAGCAGGTTTGGAAAGTGGCTAATATGCCTCAGAATCTGCCGATTTCAAGCGAGTTTACAACTTCTCCGGCAACTCGGGGAAGCGAGGTGCGGCGATGA
- a CDS encoding nucleoside deaminase, whose product MTTSPTPSRSALDESYMRAAIELARHVPQLPFGAVIVDRSSGKIIAGGFNQSAMNPTWHGEIVALNDLAQRGLHDRPSLALYTTAEPCPMCMGAILWSQIEELIYGTSIRFLQQTGWRQIDILASEVLARSPLGKCTIVPGVLEEECNALFVEARRT is encoded by the coding sequence ATGACGACCTCTCCCACCCCCTCACGATCCGCTCTCGACGAGTCCTACATGCGGGCGGCGATCGAACTGGCTCGCCATGTCCCCCAGCTCCCATTTGGGGCGGTGATTGTCGATCGCAGCAGCGGAAAAATCATTGCCGGCGGGTTCAACCAGTCGGCAATGAATCCGACCTGGCATGGCGAAATCGTCGCCCTTAACGACCTGGCCCAGCGAGGCCTTCACGACCGTCCCTCCCTCGCGCTCTACACCACTGCCGAACCGTGTCCGATGTGCATGGGGGCAATTTTGTGGAGCCAAATCGAAGAGCTGATCTACGGCACGTCGATCCGCTTTTTGCAGCAAACCGGCTGGCGTCAGATCGATATTCTCGCGAGTGAAGTCCTCGCCCGCAGTCCGCTCGGGAAGTGCACCATTGTCCCCGGGGTGCTGGAAGAGGAGTGCAACGCCCTGTTTGTGGAGGCTCGCCGAACGTAG